A genomic stretch from Edaphobacter aggregans includes:
- a CDS encoding M13 family metallopeptidase: MNLIARRLLPIAGSLLLTFSVSATAQTAEKTAAPLAHGIAIANMDTSVRPGDDFYSFANGGFIAHTKLPPDRATIGVFTVLSDLSSERTTSIIQDAAKANAVPGTDQRKIADLYHSYMDEAAIETHGLATLKPHLAEIAAISSPQQLAHALGLSLRADVDALNNTNFHTPNIFGLWVAPSFNDPDHYAPYLLQGGLQLPNRDYYLSTSPRMQEIRTKYQAHIAAMFRLAGISDAEARATRVLTLETAIAKVHISLADSEDIHKANNPWTPADFSTNAPGLNWPEFFRAAGLDKQTTFIVWQPIAFTGEAALVSSQPIDAWKDLLAYHLIEAYAAASSKALADESFAFFGQTLSGTPQQRPRDVRGARLVSGLLGGPVGQIFAQQYFSPEAKAQAEALVSNLIAAFRQRLENLTWMAPATKAEALAKLGTLQVGIGYPDHWRSYAALEVTPDNLFLNLWRSDLFEYHYDVGRIGTTVDRREWTMNPQTVNAVNLPLHNGLNFPAAILQPPFFDPKAPAAVNYGAIGTVIGHEISHTFDSEGAAFDSKGRVRNWWTPEDLAHFNAAAAALAAQYDTYKAFPDLAVNGRQTLGENIADVAGLTAAYDGYHASLNGKPAPMDGNFTGDQQFFIAFAQNWGSVVRDATLRQQILTDPHAPGRFRAATVRNNDAWYPAFDVQPTDKLYIAPKDRVQLW, translated from the coding sequence ATGAATCTCATCGCCCGCCGCCTCCTCCCCATCGCCGGCAGCCTCCTCCTCACCTTCAGCGTCTCCGCCACAGCCCAAACCGCAGAAAAGACCGCGGCCCCCCTCGCCCACGGCATCGCCATCGCCAACATGGACACCTCCGTCCGGCCCGGCGACGACTTCTACTCCTTCGCCAACGGCGGCTTCATCGCGCACACCAAGCTTCCCCCCGACCGCGCCACCATCGGCGTCTTCACCGTCCTCTCCGACCTCAGCTCCGAGCGCACCACCAGCATCATTCAGGACGCCGCTAAAGCGAACGCCGTGCCCGGCACAGACCAGCGCAAGATCGCCGACCTCTACCACTCCTACATGGACGAGGCTGCCATCGAGACCCACGGCCTCGCCACCCTCAAGCCCCACCTCGCCGAAATCGCCGCGATCAGCTCTCCACAGCAACTCGCCCACGCCCTCGGCCTCTCCCTCCGCGCCGACGTCGATGCCCTCAACAACACCAACTTCCACACGCCGAACATCTTCGGCCTCTGGGTCGCACCCAGCTTCAACGATCCCGACCACTACGCACCCTACCTCCTGCAAGGCGGCCTGCAACTCCCCAACCGCGACTACTATCTCTCCACCTCCCCGCGCATGCAGGAGATCCGCACCAAGTACCAGGCCCACATCGCCGCCATGTTCCGCCTCGCTGGCATCTCCGACGCTGAGGCGCGCGCCACCCGTGTCCTCACCCTCGAAACCGCGATAGCCAAGGTCCACATCTCACTCGCCGACAGCGAAGACATCCACAAAGCCAACAACCCCTGGACACCCGCCGACTTCTCCACCAACGCCCCCGGACTCAACTGGCCCGAGTTCTTCCGCGCCGCCGGCCTCGATAAGCAGACGACCTTCATCGTCTGGCAGCCTATTGCCTTCACTGGTGAGGCCGCGCTCGTAAGCTCCCAGCCCATCGACGCCTGGAAGGACCTGCTCGCCTATCACCTCATCGAGGCCTACGCCGCAGCTTCATCCAAGGCGCTCGCCGACGAAAGCTTCGCCTTCTTCGGTCAGACCCTCTCCGGCACGCCCCAGCAGCGCCCGCGCGACGTCCGCGGAGCCCGCCTCGTATCCGGCCTGCTCGGCGGTCCCGTAGGCCAGATCTTCGCGCAACAATACTTCTCCCCCGAGGCCAAAGCCCAGGCAGAAGCCCTCGTCTCCAACCTCATCGCCGCATTCCGCCAGCGCCTCGAGAACCTGACCTGGATGGCCCCCGCCACCAAAGCCGAAGCCCTCGCCAAACTCGGCACCCTGCAAGTCGGCATCGGCTACCCCGACCACTGGCGCAGTTACGCCGCGCTTGAAGTCACACCCGACAACCTCTTCCTCAACCTCTGGCGCAGCGATCTCTTCGAATACCACTACGATGTCGGCCGCATCGGAACCACCGTCGACCGCCGCGAGTGGACCATGAACCCGCAAACCGTCAACGCCGTCAATCTTCCTCTCCACAACGGCCTCAACTTCCCCGCCGCCATCCTGCAACCACCCTTCTTCGATCCCAAGGCCCCCGCCGCAGTGAACTACGGAGCCATCGGCACCGTCATCGGCCATGAGATCAGCCACACCTTCGACTCCGAGGGCGCCGCCTTCGACTCCAAAGGCCGTGTCCGCAACTGGTGGACACCCGAAGACCTCGCCCACTTCAACGCCGCTGCCGCCGCACTGGCCGCACAATACGACACCTACAAGGCCTTCCCGGATCTCGCCGTAAACGGTCGCCAAACCCTCGGAGAAAACATCGCCGACGTCGCCGGCCTAACCGCCGCATACGATGGCTACCACGCCTCACTGAACGGCAAGCCCGCTCCCATGGACGGCAACTTCACCGGCGACCAGCAGTTCTTCATAGCCTTCGCACAGAACTGGGGCTCCGTCGTCCGCGACGCCACGCTCCGCCAGCAGATCCTCACCGATCCCCATGCCCCCGGCCGTTTCCGCGCAGCCACCGTCCGCAACAACGACGCATGGTATCCCGCCTTCGACGTCCAACCCACCGACAAGCTCTACATCGCCCCCAAGGATCGCGTTCAACTCTGGTAG
- a CDS encoding CocE/NonD family hydrolase, which yields MKAKLCLAACLLVAYSVAASAQAPAAAAADDFVKTHYAKYEYRIPMRDGVKLFASVYVPQAGAFKDSGPYPFLMTRTPYSCAPYGEDKFPARIGPSQELMESGYIFVCEDARGRTASEGAFQEMNVHIDEKKSAKDVDESSDMYDTVEFLLKHVPNNNGKVGITGISYPGFYTSASIIDSHPAIKAASPQAPMTNLFFNDDGYHGGAFMLGANYGFYRFFAPQKNPVIPTGGPRGGGPSADENPDTYAALLAAGPTGNLDTGKEYLNGSNWLFHDQVMHTTYDEYWKKRDLSQHMKGVHAAVMTVGGWFDAEDLSGPFKTFHAIDEFNPGAVNTLVIGPWTHGGWSRTDGDHLGDVTFNSKTSQFYRAKIEYPFFEYYLKGVHGAPMPKAYVFETGSNVWKTYDAWPPKPAVAKTLYFHAGGKLSFDAPTEKAGVDEYVSDPAHPVPFVGYPTDTVPQRYMADDQRFASTRPDVLVYESEPLKEDVTIVGPVRPKLKIASTGTDSDFVVKLIDVYPYDYASAADAGNKRVVGAAPVVMGGYQQLVRGEPMRAKFRDSWEKPTPLVPGKMASVNAEMPDINHTFRAGHRIMVQVQSSWFPLVDRNPQTFVDIPLAKPEQFVKATESVYRNADAASGVEVLVMP from the coding sequence ATGAAGGCGAAGCTTTGTCTTGCGGCTTGTTTGTTAGTTGCATACTCGGTTGCGGCGTCTGCGCAGGCTCCAGCGGCTGCGGCAGCGGATGATTTTGTGAAGACGCACTATGCGAAGTATGAGTATCGGATTCCGATGCGGGATGGGGTGAAGCTGTTTGCTTCGGTGTATGTGCCGCAGGCGGGAGCGTTCAAGGATTCGGGGCCTTATCCGTTTTTGATGACGCGGACTCCTTATAGCTGCGCTCCTTATGGGGAGGACAAGTTTCCTGCGAGGATTGGGCCTAGCCAGGAGCTGATGGAGTCGGGGTACATCTTTGTTTGTGAAGATGCGCGTGGGCGCACGGCGAGCGAGGGTGCGTTTCAGGAGATGAATGTACATATCGATGAGAAGAAGTCGGCGAAGGATGTGGATGAGTCGAGCGATATGTACGACACGGTGGAGTTCCTGCTGAAGCATGTGCCGAACAATAACGGCAAGGTTGGGATTACGGGTATCAGCTACCCGGGGTTCTATACGTCGGCGAGCATTATCGATTCGCATCCGGCGATCAAGGCGGCGAGTCCGCAGGCTCCGATGACGAATTTGTTCTTCAACGATGATGGGTACCATGGCGGCGCGTTTATGCTGGGCGCGAACTATGGGTTTTATCGGTTCTTCGCTCCGCAGAAGAATCCGGTTATTCCGACGGGTGGACCGAGGGGTGGTGGGCCTTCGGCGGATGAGAATCCGGATACGTATGCGGCGTTGCTGGCTGCGGGACCGACCGGGAATCTGGATACGGGCAAGGAGTATCTGAATGGCAGCAACTGGCTGTTTCACGACCAGGTGATGCACACGACGTATGACGAGTATTGGAAGAAGCGTGATCTGTCGCAACATATGAAGGGCGTTCATGCGGCGGTGATGACTGTTGGCGGGTGGTTTGATGCGGAGGATCTGTCGGGGCCGTTCAAGACATTTCATGCTATCGATGAGTTCAATCCGGGTGCGGTGAATACGCTGGTGATTGGGCCGTGGACGCATGGCGGATGGTCGCGGACGGATGGCGATCATCTGGGCGATGTGACGTTCAATTCGAAGACGTCGCAGTTCTATCGGGCGAAGATCGAGTATCCGTTTTTTGAGTACTACCTGAAGGGCGTGCATGGCGCACCGATGCCGAAGGCTTATGTGTTCGAGACGGGAAGCAACGTCTGGAAGACGTATGATGCCTGGCCTCCTAAGCCTGCGGTTGCGAAGACGCTTTACTTCCATGCGGGTGGGAAGTTGAGCTTCGATGCGCCGACGGAGAAGGCCGGCGTGGATGAGTATGTGAGCGATCCTGCGCATCCGGTGCCGTTTGTGGGGTATCCGACGGATACGGTTCCGCAGCGGTATATGGCGGATGATCAGCGGTTTGCTTCGACGAGGCCGGATGTTCTGGTGTATGAGTCGGAGCCGCTGAAAGAGGATGTGACGATCGTGGGGCCGGTGCGGCCGAAGCTGAAGATTGCTTCGACTGGAACGGACTCGGACTTTGTGGTGAAGCTGATCGATGTGTATCCGTATGACTATGCGAGCGCCGCGGATGCCGGAAACAAGAGGGTTGTCGGTGCTGCTCCAGTTGTGATGGGCGGGTACCAGCAGCTTGTGCGCGGCGAGCCTATGCGGGCGAAGTTCCGCGATAGCTGGGAGAAGCCGACGCCGCTGGTTCCGGGGAAGATGGCCTCTGTGAACGCGGAGATGCCGGACATCAACCACACGTTCCGTGCGGGACACCGGATCATGGTGCAGGTGCAGAGCTCGTGGTTCCCGCTGGTGGATCGGAATCCGCAGACGTTTGTGGATATTCCGCTGGCCAAGCCGGAACAGTTTGTGAAGGCTACGGAGAGTGTCTACCGGAATGCGGATGCGGCCAGCGGGGTTGAAGTGCTGGTGATGCCGTAA
- a CDS encoding VWA domain-containing protein codes for MIGSARAAGAQTPETDVPYTIPVNVDEVNLTFSVKDEVGRWIDDLQLPDLRLLDNGKKPLKVLSFQKLTNLPVHAGILVDTSRSMVHDMPRNRLIVSEMAEHILRSGSDEAFVMQFDFQARIKQDWTRDSAALTASMNGVAKDWRSRLGGTGIFDSIYIACRDQFGGAASGRTGNFILLFSDGLDNESHARIEDVINRCQKSHTSIYVFSDGSKPSHEEGQKVLQELAAKSGGRVLYDQGKGQLENLRLIEGDVRNQYEVVYKPMNLKADGVFHRIKLDCPHRTAFFDVRTGYYAHR; via the coding sequence GTGATCGGGTCTGCGAGAGCGGCCGGTGCGCAAACTCCCGAAACTGATGTTCCTTATACGATTCCGGTGAATGTTGACGAGGTGAATCTCACGTTTAGCGTGAAGGATGAGGTGGGGCGATGGATCGACGATCTGCAGCTCCCAGACCTCAGATTGCTGGATAACGGTAAGAAGCCTTTGAAGGTTCTCAGCTTTCAGAAGCTGACGAACCTGCCGGTGCATGCCGGGATTCTGGTGGATACGAGCCGGTCGATGGTGCATGATATGCCGCGCAATCGGCTGATTGTGTCGGAGATGGCGGAGCACATTTTGCGGTCAGGGTCGGATGAGGCATTCGTGATGCAGTTTGATTTTCAGGCCAGGATCAAGCAGGACTGGACGCGGGACAGCGCGGCTTTGACCGCGAGTATGAATGGTGTAGCGAAGGACTGGCGCAGCAGGCTGGGAGGCACGGGAATATTCGATTCGATCTACATTGCGTGCCGCGATCAGTTTGGAGGCGCAGCGTCAGGGAGGACAGGCAACTTCATCCTGCTCTTTTCAGACGGGCTGGATAACGAGAGCCACGCTCGCATTGAGGATGTGATCAACCGGTGCCAGAAATCGCATACGTCAATCTACGTCTTTAGCGACGGGTCAAAGCCGTCGCATGAAGAAGGGCAGAAGGTACTGCAGGAGCTTGCGGCGAAGAGCGGAGGGAGGGTGCTCTACGACCAGGGCAAGGGGCAGCTTGAGAACCTGAGATTGATCGAAGGCGACGTGAGGAATCAATATGAGGTTGTCTATAAACCGATGAACCTAAAGGCGGATGGGGTCTTTCATCGAATCAAGCTGGACTGCCCGCACAGGACGGCGTTTTTCGATGTGAGAACGGGTTACTACGCCCATCGCTGA
- a CDS encoding M14 family metallopeptidase: MRIGLGLAAAVVCGGVAIGQTVARPPLMSGPRAMECAASNEWSTPAEKSCYATTPLHDETMAYLRRVQTAAPGQVRIESFGKTGEGRALDIVIVSRDGVFDPAAIHAAKRPIVLVQNSIHAGEMDGKDACLALLRDMVISKTKAALLERAVFVFIPVYNADGHERRGAYNRINQNGPVEMGWRGNGTNLNLNRDYMKADTPETRAFMAMFHRWLPDFFVDDHVTDGADYQYDVTFTIDDGPNLPSGTAKWVDDVATPTLQKYVDDHGHLAAPTYITLVNDNDPAQGLGFNDNPPRFSTGYMILEGRPGMLVELHMLKDYKTRVTGNYEILAGLMELMNRDADKVIALNAAADKEAEGMGAHPLSNVKYPLALGWGGQTTPFLFRGYAFQRSLSEVSGAMWVKYSHEPWNVSLPFQTGFKVTAEATLPAAYIVPAQWTKVIDVLAAHQVEMKRTTAAWSGDVETYQCAGMTWQEPPFEGRHPTFNGEAIRSPGKFGSCALVRERMSFPAGSVVVKLNQRLSRVAVQWLEPAGPDSALQWGFFDPIFEQKEYGEAYVLEELAREMMAKDPKLKAEFEKKVGSDPVFAGNPMARLEFFYERSPWFAANRVGLYPVGRLGSLDGVPVQ, from the coding sequence ATGCGGATTGGGTTGGGGTTAGCGGCGGCGGTCGTGTGTGGTGGCGTGGCGATTGGGCAGACTGTGGCGCGTCCTCCGTTGATGAGTGGTCCGCGGGCGATGGAGTGTGCGGCCAGTAATGAGTGGTCTACTCCGGCGGAGAAGAGTTGCTATGCGACGACTCCGCTGCATGACGAGACGATGGCTTATCTGAGGCGGGTGCAGACGGCTGCTCCGGGGCAGGTGCGGATTGAGTCATTTGGGAAGACGGGTGAGGGGCGGGCGCTGGATATTGTGATCGTCTCGCGGGATGGGGTGTTCGATCCGGCGGCGATTCATGCGGCGAAGCGGCCGATTGTGCTGGTGCAGAACTCGATCCATGCAGGTGAGATGGATGGCAAGGATGCTTGCCTTGCGCTGCTGCGGGATATGGTGATCTCGAAGACGAAGGCTGCGCTGCTGGAGCGAGCGGTGTTTGTGTTTATTCCGGTCTATAACGCGGATGGGCATGAGCGGCGGGGCGCTTACAACCGGATCAACCAGAATGGGCCGGTGGAGATGGGGTGGCGGGGGAATGGGACGAATCTGAATTTGAATCGGGATTATATGAAGGCGGATACTCCGGAGACGCGGGCGTTTATGGCGATGTTTCATCGCTGGCTGCCGGACTTTTTTGTCGATGACCATGTGACGGATGGCGCGGATTATCAGTACGACGTGACGTTCACGATTGATGACGGGCCGAATCTGCCTAGCGGTACGGCGAAGTGGGTGGATGACGTGGCGACGCCGACACTGCAGAAGTATGTCGATGATCATGGGCATCTGGCCGCGCCTACGTACATCACGCTGGTGAATGACAATGATCCTGCGCAGGGGTTGGGGTTCAATGACAATCCACCACGGTTTTCGACCGGGTACATGATTCTTGAGGGTCGGCCGGGGATGCTGGTCGAGCTGCATATGCTGAAGGACTATAAGACTCGGGTGACGGGGAATTACGAGATTCTTGCGGGGCTGATGGAGCTGATGAATCGTGATGCGGATAAGGTGATTGCGTTGAATGCGGCGGCGGATAAAGAGGCCGAGGGGATGGGAGCGCATCCGCTGAGCAATGTGAAGTATCCTCTGGCGCTGGGTTGGGGTGGGCAGACGACTCCGTTTCTATTTCGGGGGTATGCGTTTCAGCGGTCGCTGAGTGAGGTTTCGGGTGCGATGTGGGTGAAGTATTCGCATGAGCCTTGGAACGTGTCGCTGCCTTTTCAGACGGGGTTCAAGGTGACGGCGGAGGCGACGTTGCCTGCGGCTTATATTGTTCCGGCGCAGTGGACGAAGGTGATTGATGTGCTGGCGGCTCACCAGGTGGAGATGAAGCGGACGACGGCGGCGTGGTCGGGTGATGTGGAGACGTATCAGTGCGCGGGGATGACGTGGCAGGAGCCTCCGTTTGAGGGGCGGCACCCGACGTTCAATGGAGAGGCGATTCGGAGTCCGGGGAAGTTTGGGAGCTGTGCGCTGGTGCGGGAGCGGATGAGTTTTCCGGCGGGGTCGGTGGTGGTGAAACTGAATCAGCGGCTGTCGCGGGTTGCGGTGCAGTGGCTAGAGCCGGCGGGGCCTGACTCGGCGCTGCAGTGGGGATTCTTTGACCCGATCTTCGAGCAGAAGGAGTATGGCGAGGCGTATGTGCTGGAGGAGCTGGCTCGGGAGATGATGGCGAAGGATCCGAAGCTGAAGGCGGAGTTTGAGAAGAAGGTGGGGAGTGATCCGGTATTTGCGGGGAATCCTATGGCGCGGCTGGAGTTTTTTTATGAGCGGTCGCCATGGTTTGCGGCGAATCGGGTGGGTTTGTATCCGGTGGGACGGCTGGGGAGTTTGGACGGGGTTCCGGTTCAGTGA
- a CDS encoding VOC family protein, translating to MMVNTYLVFNGNCKDAFQFYENALGGKILFMMTHGESPMADKTAPEWKDKIMHATLQTPGGLVMGSDNPQGRATKPAGFSVSVTVKDAAEGERIFKALSDGGQAHMAYQKTFWSPGFGMCVDKFDVPWMVNTEAPAQA from the coding sequence ATGATGGTAAATACGTATCTGGTATTTAACGGAAACTGTAAGGACGCTTTTCAGTTTTATGAGAACGCGTTGGGCGGGAAGATCCTGTTCATGATGACGCATGGCGAATCGCCGATGGCAGACAAGACCGCGCCGGAGTGGAAGGACAAGATCATGCATGCGACGCTGCAGACACCGGGCGGCCTTGTGATGGGATCGGATAATCCGCAGGGAAGAGCGACGAAGCCGGCGGGGTTTAGCGTGTCGGTGACGGTGAAGGATGCTGCGGAAGGGGAGCGTATTTTCAAGGCGCTTTCTGATGGCGGACAGGCGCATATGGCCTACCAGAAGACCTTCTGGTCTCCAGGGTTCGGGATGTGTGTGGATAAGTTCGATGTGCCGTGGATGGTGAATACGGAAGCGCCTGCGCAGGCGTAG
- a CDS encoding O-methyltransferase codes for MSHEKPEEKNNELWTAVDTYITQNLIPTDPILDETLKSNAEAGLPSIDVSPTQGKFLHLLATIKGANRILEVGTLGGYSTIWLARALPTDGKLITLEVSPKHAEVAAKNIARAGLTSRVEQRVGPALDSLAQLQAEHAAPFDLIFIDADKPNNPNYLDWALRLSHPGTIIITDNVIREGGIINADDPDPAIQGTRRLFEKLGTEPRLEATALQTVGCKKHDGFAIAIVKE; via the coding sequence ATGAGCCACGAAAAGCCCGAAGAGAAAAACAACGAACTCTGGACCGCAGTCGACACCTACATCACCCAAAACCTCATCCCCACCGACCCCATCCTCGATGAGACCCTGAAGTCCAACGCCGAAGCCGGCCTTCCCTCCATCGACGTCTCCCCCACGCAGGGCAAATTCCTGCATCTCCTCGCCACCATCAAAGGCGCAAACCGCATCCTCGAAGTCGGAACCCTCGGCGGCTACTCCACCATCTGGCTCGCCCGAGCACTCCCCACCGACGGCAAGCTCATCACCCTCGAGGTCAGCCCCAAACACGCCGAAGTCGCCGCCAAAAACATCGCCCGCGCCGGCCTAACGTCCCGTGTCGAGCAGCGCGTCGGTCCCGCCCTCGACTCCCTTGCCCAGCTCCAAGCCGAGCACGCCGCACCCTTCGACCTCATCTTCATCGACGCCGACAAGCCCAACAACCCCAACTATCTCGACTGGGCCCTGCGCCTCTCCCATCCCGGCACCATCATCATCACCGATAACGTCATCCGCGAAGGCGGCATCATCAACGCCGACGACCCCGACCCAGCCATCCAGGGCACACGCCGCCTCTTCGAAAAACTAGGCACCGAGCCCCGCCTCGAAGCCACAGCCCTCCAAACCGTAGGCTGCAAAAAACACGACGGCTTCGCCATAGCCATCGTCAAAGAATAG
- the ispF gene encoding 2-C-methyl-D-erythritol 2,4-cyclodiphosphate synthase, with amino-acid sequence MRIGYGFDSHAFKPGVPLVIGGLAIEHSEGLAGHSDGDVLLHAITDALLGAVSAGDIGTFFPPSDPRWKGAASSVFLQTALEEVATAGYKIVNIDTVLVLAKPKIVPIAGELRERVAELLGVKPGEVGIKAKTPEGLNQDHVAVAHATVLLESVGLAESSARMVATADVEDEIDQVVKGLVGGSRDVSALGRKPAFDTDDLT; translated from the coding sequence ATGAGAATTGGATATGGGTTTGATTCGCATGCGTTCAAGCCCGGCGTGCCGCTGGTGATTGGTGGCTTGGCGATTGAGCATTCGGAGGGGCTGGCTGGGCACTCGGATGGGGATGTGTTGCTGCATGCGATTACGGATGCTTTGCTGGGTGCGGTTTCGGCGGGGGATATTGGGACTTTCTTTCCGCCTAGCGATCCTCGGTGGAAAGGTGCGGCTTCTAGTGTGTTTTTGCAGACCGCGCTCGAAGAGGTGGCGACGGCGGGGTACAAGATCGTCAATATCGATACGGTGCTGGTGCTGGCGAAGCCGAAGATTGTGCCGATTGCCGGGGAGCTGCGGGAGCGCGTGGCGGAGTTGTTGGGCGTGAAGCCGGGCGAGGTCGGGATCAAGGCCAAGACGCCTGAAGGGTTGAATCAGGACCATGTTGCGGTCGCCCATGCGACGGTGCTGCTTGAGAGCGTTGGGCTTGCTGAGTCATCTGCGCGGATGGTTGCCACTGCTGATGTGGAGGACGAGATCGATCAGGTGGTGAAAGGGCTTGTGGGTGGGTCGCGCGATGTGTCGGCGCTGGGGCGGAAGCCTGCGTTTGATACGGATGATCTGACTTAA
- a CDS encoding GxxExxY protein: METDQKRTRGKHDDLTERIIGVFYDVYNELGDGFLESVYREAMRLALTQVGLRVNTEVPVPVSFRGSVVGVFRADLIVNDAVLVELKASDQMMRQHESQTMHYLRATTIEVGLLMNFGPSPRFKRFVMDNELKKPIHKSVESVTIGVEPFLAPEMIP, from the coding sequence ATGGAAACCGATCAGAAGCGAACTCGTGGCAAGCATGATGATCTCACGGAGCGAATTATTGGGGTTTTCTATGATGTGTATAACGAGCTTGGGGATGGGTTTCTTGAGTCGGTGTATCGGGAGGCGATGAGGCTGGCATTGACGCAGGTGGGTTTGAGGGTGAATACGGAGGTTCCTGTGCCGGTGAGCTTTCGTGGAAGTGTTGTTGGAGTATTTAGAGCCGATTTGATCGTAAATGACGCTGTGCTTGTTGAATTGAAGGCTAGCGATCAGATGATGCGGCAACATGAATCGCAGACGATGCACTATCTGCGAGCAACCACGATCGAGGTTGGCTTGCTTATGAATTTTGGGCCATCGCCAAGGTTCAAAAGGTTCGTGATGGACAATGAGTTGAAGAAGCCGATACATAAATCGGTGGAATCGGTGACAATCGGTGTTGAGCCTTTTTTGGCTCCTGAGATGATTCCATGA
- the ispD gene encoding 2-C-methyl-D-erythritol 4-phosphate cytidylyltransferase gives MRVFVILPAAGIGTRMAAGGASTVAPKQFLEIGGVPVLIRSLRAFLAVPRVDAVCVAVRGAEKDRVEAQVAEYKLGPLVHMVEGGDHRQESVGNALAALECDEDDVVLVHDAVRPLIDPATIERTIDAVVKHGAAIVGLPAVDTIKQVERTAEGAIVTATIPRERIVHAQTPQGARVGLLRRAYAEAEADGFAGTDEASLLERAGIEVAVVPGSARNFKITQPGDIELAEFYLGQAKA, from the coding sequence ATGCGAGTTTTTGTGATTCTTCCTGCAGCGGGTATTGGGACGCGGATGGCCGCGGGTGGTGCGTCGACGGTGGCGCCGAAACAGTTTCTTGAGATTGGCGGTGTGCCGGTGCTGATCCGGTCGCTGAGGGCGTTTTTGGCGGTGCCTCGGGTGGACGCGGTTTGTGTTGCTGTGCGCGGCGCCGAGAAGGATCGGGTGGAGGCTCAGGTGGCGGAGTACAAGCTGGGGCCGTTGGTGCATATGGTCGAGGGTGGCGATCATCGGCAGGAGTCGGTGGGGAATGCTCTGGCTGCGTTGGAGTGCGATGAGGACGATGTCGTGCTCGTGCATGATGCGGTGCGGCCGCTGATCGATCCGGCGACGATTGAGCGGACGATTGATGCGGTGGTGAAGCATGGCGCGGCGATCGTTGGGTTGCCGGCGGTGGACACGATCAAGCAGGTGGAGCGGACGGCCGAGGGGGCGATTGTGACGGCGACGATTCCGCGGGAACGGATTGTGCATGCGCAGACTCCGCAGGGTGCTCGGGTGGGGTTGTTGCGGCGGGCCTATGCGGAGGCCGAGGCGGATGGGTTTGCCGGGACGGATGAGGCTAGTCTGCTGGAGCGGGCGGGGATTGAGGTGGCTGTAGTGCCGGGGTCGGCCAGGAATTTCAAGATTACTCAGCCGGGGGATATTGAGCTGGCGGAGTTCTACTTAGGGCAGGCGAAGGCTTAA
- the tilS gene encoding tRNA lysidine(34) synthetase TilS produces the protein MPAAPTLAFDRTHIHPGDRICVAISGGADSVALLLTLHAANTAKHNALGVGLSAAHVDHGIRTPEESAADLTFVQHLCTRLDVPLHIHRANVPVRVAQTGETIEEAARAIRYDFFHTLITSGQADSILTAHTLDDQAETVLMKLLRGAWTEGLSAIHPVVTVNTPGQRPGKILRPFLQTRRADIETYLRALNQPWQEDATNTDTAYTRNRIRHHLMPQLRDYNPSIDQTLANLADLAREEESRWQTELTRLLPQLLLPGKPVRGGGRSVSTTPGEAAISIEIDRLRTLDPALRRRVLRAAARQLGARLSFDETARLLALCGFHTIPTVSSRPGSTLHLADNLRAERSPREIRLYRQKP, from the coding sequence ATGCCTGCAGCCCCCACCCTCGCCTTCGACCGCACCCACATCCACCCCGGCGACCGCATCTGCGTAGCCATCTCCGGCGGAGCCGACTCCGTAGCGCTCCTCCTGACCCTCCACGCCGCCAACACAGCGAAGCATAACGCTCTCGGAGTAGGCCTCTCCGCCGCCCACGTCGACCACGGCATTCGCACCCCCGAAGAATCCGCCGCCGACCTGACCTTCGTTCAACACCTCTGCACCCGCCTCGACGTCCCCCTCCACATCCACCGCGCCAACGTCCCGGTCCGAGTCGCCCAAACCGGTGAGACCATCGAAGAAGCCGCCCGCGCCATCCGCTACGACTTCTTCCACACCCTCATCACCTCCGGCCAGGCCGACTCCATCCTCACCGCCCACACCCTCGACGACCAAGCCGAAACCGTCCTCATGAAGCTCCTCCGCGGAGCCTGGACCGAAGGCCTCTCCGCCATCCACCCCGTAGTCACCGTCAACACCCCGGGCCAGCGCCCCGGCAAAATCCTCCGGCCCTTCCTCCAAACCCGCCGCGCCGACATCGAAACCTACCTCCGCGCCCTCAACCAGCCCTGGCAGGAAGACGCCACCAACACCGACACCGCCTACACACGAAACCGCATCCGTCACCACCTCATGCCCCAGCTCCGCGACTACAACCCCAGCATTGACCAGACCTTAGCCAATCTCGCCGACCTCGCCCGCGAAGAAGAGTCCCGGTGGCAAACCGAGCTCACTCGCCTCCTCCCCCAGCTCCTGCTCCCCGGCAAGCCCGTCCGTGGCGGAGGCCGCTCCGTCAGCACAACCCCCGGCGAAGCCGCCATCTCCATCGAAATCGACCGCCTCCGCACCCTCGACCCCGCCCTTCGCCGCCGAGTCCTCCGAGCCGCCGCACGCCAGCTCGGCGCCCGCCTCAGCTTCGACGAGACCGCCCGCCTCCTCGCCCTCTGCGGCTTCCATACCATCCCCACCGTCTCCTCCCGCCCCGGATCCACCCTCCATCTTGCTGACAACCTTCGAGCCGAACGCTCCCCCCGCGAAATCCGCCTCTACCGGCAAAAGCCGTGA